The nucleotide window ATCCCAGGGCTCGAGAAAAAGGCATAGGGTATGATGTTAATCAGTTACTGTAcctaaaatattaattaaattaaaaaaaagttaatgtttGTCGCAATAAGCGTTTAAAATCGCAAAATAATTCTGTTATACGTCAATTTTTGTGAAGTAGATTTTATTTACATACCACAAGATTTAGTAGAGTCTTTCGTGATATTGTGCAGAGTTATTTGCGAGAGAAGAACTTTTCCTAGAAGCAACCATGCCTTTAGCTTTTGCATTTCTTACGAACGCTACAAACCATCATGTGATGAAGGCAGTTTTTATTTAGTCCGAATAACAAGACTTATCTAAGCAGGGAGGCTTTTTATATAGTCAGAAAAAACAACCTCGACCCCATTCCCCGTTGTTTCtttatatcaaattattaaaaaagagcAGCGCTGCTGAAATGCAAAAGCCCTGGAGATgagtttagaaaaaaaacaatcctGACTCGTAAAAGataaattttacaataaaacaacctttaaaaaatagattttgctATGCTAAATTGTGTTTTCCGTATACCTATGAACAAAAAGTGCGAGAATATATAGATATTATGCGTATTCTTGCAAAGCGTTGCTAAAACATTGACATGAAAACAAAATCCCTCAAAAAAAATCTATCAAATTTGGtatttaaaataagaaattatcAATTAAGGTATTGGTATGCAGGGCTGTTGAATTGTTGTTTACATCTctttggttttttttatttgtttgttcgtttttttttttggtgtttttttggtgttttcttgttattttgtttgtgttgctttgtgttgttttttgttgtcttttgttgtttttattgtttgtttttttgtttgttcttttgttttttacttgttattttttttgtatatttgtgtGCTAATCATACTATTCATATATtcctaaaatgtttaaaatatttaaaagttatATGTTTAGTTATAAGTAAATTACTCTTACAGAGTTTTCTCGGTTTTGGtgtgttttgttttaataaagtcGAAGTGGAATGACCAGACTACTTTTGCTAGTCGAAGATACAAAAACTGTTCGCTATCAGGTTGTGTTGTATAGCTTCTCCGATAGGTTACTGGATCCTTACATCCGTATGATTATTCTGTCAAAAAATATGACTTCGACAATTATTCCAATTGCAAATTTTGGAAAAGATTAACATACAGTGATCATTGAAATCGCTTGATTTACATTTTTCTTCGCACCATCATTGTGACTTTTTCAAGAGAGTTATTAAATCCTGATAAAGTTCCCCAATGAATACATTTTACTTCACATGACCCTTTACTTGAATATCTTCCATTTAACGCGCTTTTATAACATTTCTTCATCCACCAAGCACTATACTGTGCACACAAGTAGGAATTATCATTATCGTAAGTTTTAAAGTCTTCGCTATCATGGTAAGAGAAGCTGTCTCCAGCAGGAAATGCGATTCCATCTTCTGTGTACGTTCCGGTCGTCAATCTGTATCTAGTAGAATTATCACCGACACTAAACCCATCATACAACGCCATGTATTCTTTACTATCGGTGAATTTTTTCATGACGAACAATACTTCGTTTTCCGTATCTTTAGTAAGTAGATGTAAGTACTCATTTCCCAACCAAAACTCGTTTTTCAAGTTACCAAAACCTTCTTTATAAGAATTCCACGTTTTGTTAAAGTTAGCAACGCCATTGATGCGATTTACTACGACTGTCCATCCACCACCAAGATAGTTCATTTCGCAGTATCTGTATAACTCCCCTACTTTATACACACCAGTTTCAATAAATCCTCTCTCATACACATCCTTACAATCTTTAGCATGTGGAACTGAATACTTCACAAGATCTATGTGAGATTCAATGCATGATGTCGCTTCGTAGTAAGAAATTACATCCAGGTTTTGGGGATGTAGGAAGTGGCAATATGAATCGATCGCGACGAAACAGGTGACAAAACGTTTCACCACCTTGTTTTGCTAAACCACAAGATTTACAAGTAGGTGTTTCTCGACATCGTTCAATACAGTTCTCTACATGTTGCATTGGAAATGGAGGTTTGATGGCCATGCTTGATGATGTTGGAAATGAATAGTTTACTTGTTCGAAGGCCATTCTTTCCCGGTTGCATCCTTGTGGAAAGCATTTCTGTACAGCTCCAATTAATGTTAGTATGAAAGGATACAACCTCATTCTGTGTCTTTTGAAGTTAAATAAAATGCGTCAGTTTTAttcgctttttttaaaagaaaggttttgtgaaaataaaagtttttttccttgtttCTACTAGTCACCAAACATTACTGTATTTAGTTAAAATCAATTAATTGTGACCAGATTGTTTTCCCTGTTGATATTGTTCATTAAGTAAATTGAAAGTAACCTTAACAAGAATGAATTACTAACATCGTTGTCAATCGTAACCGTGGAAATGATTATAGATAAATTTCCACTTAAAACCGAAATGGCACAGTTTTGATAAATTCTTCCGTTTCGATCCTTACAAAAAGTTGAAatcattttaacttttcttgCGGGCATGTAGCCACAAAATCATGTTGTCGTTAGAAGCCTAAATCAACTTTGTCTACACAGTGTTCGTTAGACTTTTTTATATTGGGTACGGAAGATTTTAGGCTCATTACCCAAAtaaaaaaaccctaaaaaaccGTTGGTCGAAGTAGGAAGCCAAATATTGTTAtgtctcaacctcgtccccagcatCTTATATCTTTTTTGACCACGGTACGGCGATATGAACAAACGAttccggggtcagaaaagatacaaaatgccctggggacgaagcTGGTTATGTCTAGATAagtaaaataatatgaaaacttTTATAGCAATCAATCTTACAATGAAAAAAAGactaaattgttttttgtttccttCATTGGTTTGAAGTTGGTACTGCAAAGTTTtcttaaaatgtttataaatattCGTTTAAAAAGTGTACCAAAAAGTTACCGTCCATAATCAATGCCCATGGGCTTATTTGTGGAGGGTTGTTATTAGAAGTGAGGGCTTATTGGAAGTAGGGGCTCATTAGAATGAGTGGGGACTTATTGGAAGGTGGTTATTAGATTGGGAACCTTTTAAAAATTAGGTTGGACTTATTGGAAAGGCTTATTGACTTTTATGTTGTGTGTTATTTCCTATGTGAAAAATCATTAAAACTAGACAGTTTGTAAGGAATGGTACAGTCGAACGCAAGAAAACGTAAATAAAGGCACAAAAACCTTAGCTTTGTAATACAAACATAGAAGATGGGATAGTGGTAATCTATACGTCGCAtttgttaacaaaaaataaagcaagCTAAGCCAGCAAACGTAAACATGGCAAATGATctgaaagtaaacaaaaaaagagcCCATTGTCAATGTAGTTTTCAGGCGCTTACCTAAAAGTATGGTCGTGCCATGTCaggaaagatacaagatgccttgGAATAGAGGTTGGCCAAATATGGCAATAATATTTAATGCTTCCTTTTAAGCTTAtcttaaagagctctgggggaatggataaaaaaattattgcgttTTTTAATATGATTGGTACCATTGTATTCTCGACCCCAGCTTCTTGAGATACACTCGTAGTTTCAATGTTAAAGAGTTCTGGGAATGAAAATGGTAGCATCGGAGACCGTACTTAGTTGTCATGTGAGAATAAACTTCATACAGCTTGTGTGTGGATATATATATCATATAAATATCCACACACAAGTTGTCTATTAGCACTTAGATGTTCAAcccgtttattttatttttgttctttagTACACCTCATAAATAATTGTGTTAACTCCTGGATGTGACGTCGATGTCATACGAGATTGTCGAAAACAGAAAAACCTGTGGAGAAAGTAGTTCAGGAAAAAGACGAAACACTTCTAAATAAAGTTGTACATgaaatttatgtgataaacttttaaattttatgagaAGTACTTAATCTCATTATGGTTTTTAAGCAATTGTAATTTACGAGAATTAAGGCTTGTATCCATATTTGACTGAATTTTCCGCTTTAGCTCACAAACTTTTTTACGTCATAACATTTTAAAGCAGTTATATCGACTGCATTTTTCCGCTATTTAGCGATGTATGCGGAAAATGGACCAGGGTCATATTATAAaggtttttattatatattcctcctaaaagttcatttttgatttgtgaatgaaattaaaaattggaAAAACCCTGATGCCATTTGCAAAAGTGTAGAGAAGTAAAACGAAAATTAGCAATGCGTTTTCTTGATATCATCAAAATACGACATATAGCCTCCCTAAAAGGGATTGAGGTTATGAGGCAATCTTCATCCCCAGCACCTATCGTTTTTTTATACGAGAACGCTTTTTCTTCCTTATATCAAAAAGCGTTATAACCCCGGGATCAAAGTTgcccatcctcgtccccagagttTGTTGCCTGGACTGGGCCGCTGACGGCTAAACAAGATTTCGCCGCCCGCcttgatgtcaaaaaggcaaaaacctCTGGGGACGAGTTTCCAAAATTGCCATATGAGGTATAATCGTCCGCCCCTGCATTAACTTTATCCGTGTCACCCTCACCCCCAGATTTTCTCTGGGGCGGACGAGGGTGATATCTGTTTAGTTAATTAGGGTTTAATTAACACCCAAAACGTGTTTGAAAGCAGCTCTGACaagagaatgtttttatttcttacgTTTTTATTTTGCACGCCAAAGAAACTTAGTTTAAGAAACAAACAGAGGTGAactaaatttgaataaatacaaCATCAATTGAGaaagagaaattaaaaaattattttgcgcgaacctttatcaatttttttagcttttttactCACAAGTAGcgaaaaattgagataaaaaattgttttaaaccaGAGGCAAATTTAAAGTATTCAATCTTCCCCCCAAACTTTCCAACATAAAGCTATTTCTGTTTTGTGCTGCTCTAGAAAAACCAATGCCCCAGGGGTCTGAAATTTTAGCAGCGTCATTAATTTTTTCCATCAATATTGTTGTGTGTTGTTTCCATGTA belongs to Hydractinia symbiolongicarpus strain clone_291-10 chromosome 1, HSymV2.1, whole genome shotgun sequence and includes:
- the LOC130650689 gene encoding ficolin-1-like; the protein is MRLYPFILTLIGAVQKCFPQGCNRERMAFEQQNKVVKRFVTCFVAIDSYCHFLHPQNLDVISYYEATSCIESHIDLVKYSVPHAKDCKDVYERGFIETGVYKVGELYRYCEMNYLGGGWTVVVNRINGVANFNKTWNSYKEGFGNLKNEFWLGNEYLHLLTKDTENEVLFVMKKFTDSKEYMALYDGFSVGDNSTRYRLTTGTYTEDGIAFPAGDSFSYHDSEDFKTYDNDNSYLCAQYSAWWMKKCYKSALNGRYSSKGSCEVKCIHWGTLSGFNNSLEKVTMMVRRKM